ACTTACCTTCCAACCATATTCACTACGGATTCTCTTTTGTTCTTATCAGCTCCGGTATCAAAATCATAAACATCATTGCTGCCATAAAACAATGTTTAGAAAGAGGGAAGAAGACATGAAAGATATAGTGTTAGAGAGAGGGAACCAATAAATGACCTTAAGTTGAGCCAAGTAATGATAAGTACTGATGAGAGCATTAGAGTAGCATAACGTCTAACTAGGACTAAACCAGTCTCCAAATAGGCCGCTGAAGCAGCAACCTGTGGCATATGAATAGTGAATATTTTATATAGCATATAATGGAAAATGGAGGGAAGAAAGTGGGTTTTCGAGGAAACATACGGTGAGAGGAACCAAAGCGACAGAGTAAATGGGTAGTTTGATTGCTCTCCATATCAATTTTGCTTTGGGAATTTCCTCTTCTTGGTACAATTTTTCTGTATCTTCTTGATAGCTCTTACAAACGATTGGCCCACCAACTCTGAGGTTTCTTTTTCTTTTAGCATTCAGATTCTCAAGCACCGGTAGTCTTGTGATTAAATCTCCTCTGGGAAGCTAAGCTAAGTAGTTTTAGTGACAGTCACAGACTCACAGTACATGAATCATTATTAATCAAAATCAGACTGAATGACGCACTCTGCACATACCTTCTGAATCTCGGTTTCACAAACAGATTGGTTGACTTTCTGAGAACAAACCCAGACGTTATACCGCAGAGAGAGACTAAACTCATCATTTTAACTCTCTGTAAAACAAGAAAGAAGTTTTTTTTCTTTCAGTTAAACAGCAACAGAGAAACGTACAACTAAACACCAAGTTCTGAAATTCTGGGACCTACATAACTAACATCTCTGTTTCAACAATAAAGAAAAGGAGATATATGAAGCTAGGAACTGAACCTTTCTAAGACGAATCCTTTGATTACAATAGGAGATTGAGTCATAATCCTCTGAACTTTGGTAGTCGCCGAGATCAAAAAAGTTATTCTTCGGAGCTAAAAGATTGAGTGACCTGAATCAGACGGGCTACGAAGGAACCTAAGCAACTCAGAAAGAAAAGAGTTTTGGATTTCGCTTTTTTATTTTCCAGTGAGTTTGAATGTCGAAATTTTGAGGGAGAGAGAAATGAACGACTGTGAACGCTGATGTACCCACAGAAGATAATGTCACCTGATGTTCACGTGTCTTTGTTCTGTTTTTACTATGGGCCTGGGCCTCCAGCACCAAAGTATACCCAAAAGTTAATTGCTACAAGTTGTTGCAGTGATTTTCTTGCAAAAGTAGAGTACTGTTGACATAAATTTTCAATTCAACCTAGCCAAAGTTTGTGTGAGTCATCTCATCTCTGCTAATAGAAACAGTGTATATTATTATTATCTACGGTAAAATTTCAAGCTTCTGACTTGATAAACAGAAGAAAAAGTCAGATTAGGGTTCAATTTCTTTCAGCACTGAATCTAAATCCACACAGCTATTGATTGACATGTCAGCACTTGTTTTTCTTGGAATTTACTAAATTGCAGTATCATCAATCGTGTACACGGTTTCATCTTTTAGTTCACCATAATCATCACATACAAATATGATCATCTGTCTCCACAATCAACAACATTTCAGGAGTATGAAGACAGACTCTATTTCATGGATTTTACTCATGAGAAAAAGACTTGAACGCTAGAAGTTTTGAAAGACTGACAAACAGGACAAAAACCAGTGAACACATCACAGTCTTTACACAAACTCAAGTGCCTACACGGTACAAGCAAGACCGAAACCTCCTTTACGTTACACGACTTGCATCTCATCCCAGTGTTTGGCATCCCCGGGATGTTCATGTAGTTGTATGAAGCTGCCTCATCATCAATCTCGCTATCCCCGTACCCTTCTTCCACTGCTAATACACCACCTGGATTGGTGTTGTTTCCATGTGACATCACTTGTTGCAGGTTTACCTTTAAGGCATTAACCACAGATTCATTGTACTTTGCCCTGTAATGCCAGTTCTGAGATTCTACCGCCACTTTTTTTATCTTTTCCACGAGTTCCCGGTTCTTCTTCTTCATGTTTTCGATCTCCTGGTCTTTCTCTTGAAGCTTCATGCTCACATCCTTCTCTAAGGCCGTGACAAAGGACGTGACATGTCTCTGTTTTATATCTCTCACACCTTTCGCCAGTTGGTTCCCCTGTTTCCAAAGAAAGTACAATCTCAACAACATTGGATATATATATATATATATATATATATATAAGAAATAACGGATAGAATTAGTACCTGGAATTTGAGAAACTGATCAAGCTCTTCTTTCTGTCTATCCAAGTCCAATCTGATAGTGTCACCGAGTGACTGAAACATTGGAGTTGTGATGCTTCCATTTGCACAAGAGTTTCTCTCATCATTGTCATAAGATAGTCTCAGACCAGTGGACACTAAGTTCTGCTTTGGGGCTTCATCTTGAGCAACACTATTGTTGTTGTAGTTATAGTCAAAAGAGCTCTGCAGCTTCTGCTGTCTCTGGATACTATGGTTGGTCTCGGTCTCCCTAGCGCGTTTGCTATTATTCCGAGACATTGTAGCAAGGTTATCGTTAGCAAAGTAGTTTATAGGATCAATAGTGCAACCAGCTCTCACTGTAACCACATACAAAAGGGAAAAAAAGCTTTAGCTCTATGATAAAGTTGTAACGACATTCCAAGCAAAAGAAAATCAAGAAACTTACTGGTTCCAAGCAAGTGAAGCTGATTCAACGAAGTGTTTGTTTGGTACTGAAACTGGCTATCCTGTGGTAAAGGGTTCTCATTGTTGCCTCCCAACATCTTTTCTAATGCTTAACCGTTACAAGTATTCAATTTTTATAAGAACAACAGTTAAGAAACCTGCAGACAAATGAAGATAATGAGCTGAAAGCTTATACTTCTTGTGTTCCTGACATGAAAAGCCAGGACATACACAAAAAAAAGTTTCGACTGTCCTAAGCAATACACAGATTACAATCCAGCTAGAGATGAAACTCTCCTTCAAACCAAGGCCTGGAGCTATTTAAAAATAGTAACCGTTGATTCTTTATAAACACACACATGGTCAACCAAATATAACGAAATATATGGAGAATAAAATTTGCATCTTTGAATTTAAGTTTCTACGATCTCGCCAATTAAGTAGGGATACATGAACCATATTTTGATTAATTGGCACTGGTCAAAGATTCATCTGAATAATTAAACTAAAATTAATAATCAAATCTCACGAACATGGAAACAACATGCCAACTTTGAATAAAGGTTACCTTTTTAGAGATTGCCCACCAAATCAAAAGATACATCCAATTTACAGAAACAAAATTATCAACCTAATGATACAGTACACACAGCTATCATCATCACCATACACAAAAAGAAATGAAAAGAAAAAATCACAGAGACCAAGATAAGAGAAAAGATTGCTTCTTTTCCGATCATTAAGTTCAGAGAAAGAAAAAACAAAATACCTGCAAAAAAAAACAAGGAATCGAGAGGAGCCAATTAATTGCGATTGAGAGTTTTAAGAAGGTGGTGGGATTGTTGAAACGTACAGAAACGCAACATCTGATGATTTAAAAAGGCTAAGATGAATGAAAGAATAAAAGAAGAAAAGAAACGGATGAAATGAATGATGGACGTCAGAAAGCGGGTCACAATGGTTAAGGAGTGGGAGAAGTTGGCTGCCAAAATCGATAATAATAATTTTTAAAAAATAATCGATAGCAATTGAGAAAATATAAATAGAATCCCAAAAATAAAAATAATAAAGTTTGATAATGATAAGAACTGGTGCCGGTGGGTATTTGGTTCTGCACATATCTCCGTGAGTTGTGCCTCGTGACGCCATTCACTCCACTTTTCTGCATCTTTCGATCTTTTTCTTTTTAAAATCTTTTATTTTCTTTTGAGAAAAAAAAAGAAACAGTAACATTTTCATTTAATATTTTAATTTAAATATTTTATTTTTGACTACTTAATTATTTAAAATAAGGAAATTTTAAAATGATAACAGTAACATCTTAAATTATGGAAACAACCTGTTTTTTTAAATCCTTCCACAGTTCCATATAAATTCAGAGTTGGACAACCTCGAACCGGTATGATTCAGTTTTGTTATATAATAGACTAAATGTGAAAATAGAATGCGAGCTGGTTAAAGGGATTTATGACAGCCATCTAATTATCTACTCTGTAAACAATGTTTCTTTGTTAGTTTATGTAGTTTCGTGTGTGAGTTGATTAGAATTAGTTTTGGTTTAAGGTTTGTTTGGTCCAATTTCAATTGTTTTTCCTTTTCTTGGCTCATTCTTACGGACAAGTTACCAAAAGAATTCTCAACAAGCTATCACATACATATCGTTGAGAATATTTAATTGGACACATACATGTAAAAATTTCTTATATATTATTCGAGAATCTTTTAAAAATTTATAACATCAATTTTGTATTAATTACAAACTGAACTCGTATAGGTGTCATTTTCTAACTTTTTTTAGCGATGATGTGGCATGTTTAGAAAGACTTTACAAAAATCTTAGGGGGTTAATGGGAGTAGAATTTTTATAGAGTTGGTTGATTCTAAAAGTCAAGAGATTTGTTAAATTTGAAAAGAGTTATAAAAAGTATTTCATATTTTAAAAGTTTATGAAAATGTTCTAATTCAAGGATTTTAAGAATCTAGAGGAAATATGCAAGATTTTTGAAGTTTTGTCTTATGAGTAAAATTATCTAGAATTCAATTTCCAATAACTCTAGATTTGATGGAAACTTAGAATCATTAAAAACTAAACTTTTTGAATAACAAGAGATTTTGTAAGTCATTAAACAATCATTAAACCAATAACACTAGATTTTAGTAAGAATCTTAGAATTCACCATCCAATAACAATAGAATTGAGAATTTCAACAATCACTATAAATCCATATCCCACTAACATATTTATTTCCCTAAAACATTTTATTAACTTTACATTAAAACGGTAAGCATGTTTGTACATAAACGTTACATTGAGGATTATACATTACTAGGTGATAACCCGCATGCACGGAGTGAGTTCTTATAATAATTGTTTATGAAATAATTTTAACATTTTGCAATACTACAATTTTTATCGATTATAAAATGATGAATACAAATGTTGGTCTCTTAAATATATCATCATTGTTGAAAAGTTAACGTATTACGTCTCATTTTAATTATTTTTAAGATTTCATATGCACAAAAAAAAAATAAGTTTTGCGGCTGAAACAAATCGCCAAAATCAAATAGGCAACATCGATTGTATGATGATAAAAGAGGATTAGGTTTTCAGCTCTCGATTTGTTTACTATTGACTCTCCATAAGTGATTTCATTTTCTACTTCTATAGAATTGTGCATTCATTCTCGTCTTTGTTTCATTGATATGGGTTAAGTTTTTTTTTAACTTTTTTTATAAATTTAGTGAATTACATAAGTGTCAATTAAAAAAATGGAAATCTGTAAAAATTAGTTTCACTCCATATGCATATCTAAGAATCAAAATTTAGAAAAAAAAATCACTGGCAAACTATATTAACAGGTTAGTGTTTAAATCTAATATATCAAGTTGTTATAGAATATAAGTGCAGACTCGAAATATAAATGTTTGTCTAGTATATATTCACTAGCTCGGTCTAAAAATCATCTAATTATAACAACAAAACAAATTACTTATTTCACCAGTTCGGGTAATATCTGAATCCGAACGGGTAATATCCAAACCCGAATAGATATCCGAAAATAACCAAACATAAGTATATTTAATTCTATATTTCTAGTTTATTTCTCTCATTTTATTCAAAATATTTATATTAATGATTCTTATTACTCAAAATTAGATAATATACAATTAATTATTGACAAAATCATTTGCTACTCACTTAAAATACATATCAAGTTCTTGTTTATTGCATTAACAAAAGTTGCATCTAAAATTTCAAAACAACAACGAAATTAGTGTTTTTCTATTTTTAAAGTTTATCTCCAAACCTATTAATAGTTTAATCTTTTAAAAATTAAAAAAAAAACAGTTAAGTTAAAATATATTTTCAATATAAAAAAATTAAACAATGAATAATTTATTTATTTTTCTTCAAAATTTAAATATCTGAATCCAACCCAAAATATCCGACCCCGAAAATAAAATACCCGAACCCGACTCGAAGTGTAGAAATACCCGAACGGGTTCTATACCTTTATAATGAAATATCTGATACAAACCCGAACGTGTATCCGAACGCTCACCCCTATGATATATGATCATTTGTATTTTGCTTGAACAAAAAAAAAATTAAGCAATTGATCACAAATTTTTTAATGTGGGACTTTTACCATTTTTAGTAATTTATAGTCATTTTTAAAAATTCAAAATATAACATATAAGAAAAAATATAACATATAATAAAAAATCTAATTGTTTTTATTATATGCTTAATGTGATTGTTTAGTTTTTTTAATATTATAACATTAAACAAAAAAGAGAGAGGTAAGAAATATTTTTATCAAATATGTATTATTCATAATCATTAATTGTCATATATATATATTAATCATATTAGGTAATTCCGTAGCTTTAATTTAAAAAAGAAAAAATATTATTTTGTACACTATTAGTTAATTTGATAGTTCGTTTAATAAAAAGCATAGTATATGTTTATATGGACCACCTTATTTTTCTAACAATTCTAAGAATCATTCTCGTGATGACATGTGGCTACGAAAACATGTTGTAATGCTCCAGGATTAAATATAGGGGATATCAATATCAAAGTTAGACTAACGTACATCTATATTATTAAAAGAGAAGTACCCATTTGAAAATGTTCTTACTTCATTAATTAAACTTCTTTTTTTTGCTTGTCTTTTTCAGTTGCATTTATGAAATATCCTAAAACGAATAAAACTGCCTAATTTATTACTTGTCTTTTCAGTTACCTTAATGAAATATCCTTAAATAAATTTGGACATAATGTCATTTAATCAACCAAAAAAACTCATGATTTATCTTTACATGCATAATTTTAATAATGGAGATTTTTAAAAACGTACATCATTAAAATTATGGTCTAGTTAAGATTAAGGTAGCATACTAAACGAACATTCCGAAAACTATTTTGATTTTTGGAACTTCTGACTGTTAATCAAGTGTTCTTAACCATTACAACTAGGCCTGGGACGGATCGGATATCCGGGTAATTTTAAGGTATCCGGATCCGGATCCTTATCCGGCGGATCCATAATTTTACTATCCTTATCCGGATCCGGGGTTCTCGGATATCCGGGTGTCGGATATCCTTCTAAAAATTGTAATATCCGGCGGATATCCGGATCCGGATTTGGATCCTTAAAATAAATAAAAATATATAATATATTAAAAATATTAAAAATAATTTAAAAATAATAAATATATAATGTTTTTAATTATTTCTATGTATAATATTACAAAATTTACATAAAATTTACATATACTATTATAAAAATGAAAATATATTAAATAAAGTTAGTTTTTATATATAGATATTACTATTTTTGAAATAATTATTAATAAAACTTACGGATCCGGATATCCGGACTAAAAAATCAAGATATCCGGATCCGGATCCGGCTTTGACGGATCCAACATTTTATTATCCGGATTCGGATTCGGCTCCTCCGGATATCCGGATTTTCGGATCGGATCCGGATCGAATCTCGGATCGAATCCGGATCTCGGATAAAAGTTCCAGGCCTAATTACAACAACCACTTGAGCGTCTGTTACTAAAGCTAATCTGAGTATAAATAACCTACACCAAATATAAAACATATGCACCGATAACACATCACTGGGATAAGACATGCGTCTAGCGCATGGCGAGCTTATATGAAAATTATTTAAAAAATATCTTAAAGAAAAATTTATATTCTTGATCGAATAAACATTTTGGTCCTTAAATATTTTTTAAATTTTTTTTTGTTAATTACATAATTTGTTTAGTGATGAACTGATCTCATTTTAAAAATATTTTAGGTCAAAAAATCATTTATCGCATAAGAACCAAACATTTAAGCCAAATAATCTCAGGCCTACTATTTGGTTACAATGAAAATATGAGAGGTTGGTTTTATATCATGATTTAGCAATTTAAAAGTTAATTATGGTTATGAGAAGTTACGTTCACGTGTCAATCCTAATATCTTCAGTATTCTTCTCATTTTTGTGTCTCTTTTTTCATTTTGGTTATTGTTCGATATAAATATTGATTTTTGAGTTTATTCCCATTTCGTGATATTGTTTTGGCTTGAGATTTAGAAAATGTTTAAGATTTAAAATTATCAAAGAGATACATACTTAGGTTAAGATCCGCACCTTGAGCAGAATAAATATTTTATATTTATTACTTATTTTATGTTTTTTCTGCATATTATGAAATAATAAAATAATAATTATATATTAAATAACTAAGAAATCAGTTACTGTTATGTAATAAATTGGCATTCGCATATAAATCAAACGATCGCTCTTGTTTATTTGCAATCATTTTAGGGTAAATAAATCAAAACAATCAATCTTATCTATCGTATTTGTTAGATAATTAAATTTAAATGATATTAATATAGATATATAATATATTTTTAATATGGATATTTATTAAATGAGGTTTCTACTCATATGATTTTATGATTATTTTCATATTTGTGTAACAAAATTTTACACCAACGATTTTTTTTAATGTGGAATGTTTAGTGGTTTCAATAATTTATAATTATTTTTTAAAAAAATGAAGATTTCAAAATTAAAATATTAACTTTTCAATATATGTTCAACGTAGATATCAAAATATAAGTATGTATTTTCATATGATGTATATAGTTTAATTTAAACGATATGAAATATATATATTAACATAAACACCTATTAAAATAAAAATATTTATTCATATGAATTTATAATCGTTGTATCTTATTATAGAAAAAAATTTAAACCTTGATCACAAAATTTTATGTGAGACTTTAAACAGTTTTAGTAATTTATACTCGTTTTGAAAATTTCAAAATACAACATATACAAAAAAATCTAAATTTTTATATATATGATTAATGTAATTATGTAATTTATTTTAATAATAACTAATTAAACAAAAATGATAGAAATTATACAGATTGTTCGCCAATTTTTATTATTTAAAATCATTAATTGCGATATATATCTTAATCACATTAGGTTATTTCGTAGGTTTTATTTACGAAAAGAATTCAATTTGATAAATGAATGGTCCATAATGGACATACTATATAATATAACATTTCCTAACAATTTAATTTTAGACTAACAAAATTTTCAATTGATTCTTAAGCCGCCACGTAAGCAAAATTGACATTCTAATTACGTGACAACTAAGCATAACACTTTTTTAATTAATACAAACTACATGTTATAACTTTTTAAATGTTTTTCTATTAATATATAGGGGATTTCATAAGAATCTTAGTTGGCAAAACAACAATATTGTGAAGAACAAACAAAGAAACATTTCAGTAACTAACCAAAATTGCACTTCTCATAAGACAGAAATTAGTAATAATTTCATCCTCATAACAAACAAAGCAACATTGCACCGTGTATGATTGTTAGTAGGTCCACAACAATTCAAATGTTCGTTGTTAGTAGGTCGACGACTAAGGTTGATGAGGTAATACGAGTTATTAATTGTGTAATTATTTGAGTAATAGTAAGTTTCTGTGGCTGCAGACAACTGTATGATTGCCAAGTCTATTATAATATCAAGTGTGTATGATATTATCAAGTATGAGTGTGACAACATGGTGTTCATATTGGAAGAGACATAGTCTATTATTCTAATCTATACTCGAAAAGGTTAACTATATCATTAGAATTACAAAGGTTTTTTACATTTGTGGCCAAAATTTTCGTGAATATTCGATTTAAGAATCAAGTTCATATGGTAAATGTAATCATCGTGTTTATATCCCAGCCTCTTTAAATATATAAAAAATTTCACCAACTTTACTGATTATCTCAGATATTTTAACTTAATACGCATTTTTGAAGAATAGGTATAATACAAGTTTATGACATCAACAATTTGACACTCCACAATTAATTATTACACGTAATACAACCAACACCACACTTTTGTTTAACACATAAATATGCATTTGATTTTTCTATACCATATCACTGAAATATAATAGGATTCAAAATCCACTCACATCTAGTAAATATTAAACTCTACTCCAAACCTCAACTCCTTAATACTAAACCATAAACTTTAAACATCACCCTTCCATCTAAATACTAAATCCTAAACCCAAATATAAACCTTAAACCCAATTATCAAAATCTGAAAATAGTATGTAATATTATGTAATCTCTTATATACTAAAGCGCAAGTCACATCACCAATCTAAAGTTGACATATAGAAAATCTATTTTTTTTAAAATGAAAAATACAGAAAACTAAAACGCGTTATCAAAATATTGAAGTTTGAAAATAAGACAAATAACCAACCTTTTACGACCCCATCAGGTAAAGTAATTTTTTATGAATTTTTCTTTGCATCTCCTATTTTTCTGGAGTCTAAATATAAATTAACGCAAGTCATTTAACAATTCTCTGATTGGCATGTGTCATTTACAGTTTCTAAAAAAAATAACCTTTTGTTTTCACAATAATTAATTAAATACATTCAGAATTTTCAGCAATTGGGTAAACCTAAAAAACAAATAAAACAACCTTAAAATCCCTTGCATACTTTTTTGAAACTGCAAATCTAAATCCCTGAATTTTCTCAGATCACCACGTCCAAAAGTGAAGATATCATCATAACTTCTATATCATGGCACGTTTCGAACTGTTTATTCTTATGTATATATAACTTTCAGTCAACTAATTTGTTTCTATTCGCTCTTTTTTTTTCACAGTTTCATCTTCCTCCTCGAATTGTTTTTTTTCTTTTGGGTTTTGAATGTAGCAAAAGAAAACAGATACATGTTTATATTTTTCCTAAAAAAAATCCAGATTTAATGTTATCTTCTTTTTTTTTTTTGGTAATCGATTCAATGTTATCTTCTTCTTAACTTAATGCTCTCTTCTTCTTTTTTGCATGATTCACAATAAAGATACCAATGGAGTTTTCTCCTGATTCAGAGCTTAGTTCTTCCAGAAAAATGGGAAATCAAAATCATTGTCAAGGTAATAGTAAGTATATATGACTATATTATATAACGTATATTTGATGTAGATTCCTTCTTTCTCTTTCTTCGACAAAAAGGAACGTGAATATATAGTTTTTGGTGCTGCGGTGGGAACTACCGAACATGATTAAGGTCAATTGTTCAAGTAAGTTTATGGATAATGAAAGTTGTTATATTTTCATTGGTACAATATCTATAATTTATGGTTTTTCGTACAAAAAGTTTATAAAAGTCGTAATATGTGGCACACTGCAGGGGATTTGAATACTAAGTTCTATCATGCCCTGACAAAACAACGTCGGGCTTGTAATAGAATTGTTGGCCTATATGATACGAATGGTGATTGGATTATTGAGGAACAAGGGGTAGAGAAGGTAGCAGTAGATTATTTTGGAGATTTGTTCCAGACTACCTCTCCTACGGAGTTCGATGATTTTTTGGATGAGATTAATCCCACGATTACTCCACAGATGAATCAGAGGTTAATCCGGCTGGCAACTGAGGGGGAAGTACATCAAGCTTTGTTTATGATGCATCCCGAAAAAGCTCCAGGACCGGATGGGATGACAGCTCTTTTCTTTCAGCACTCTTGGCATATAATAAAAAAGGATCTACTGGAAATGGTTAATGATTTTTTATCATCAGGGACACTGGACACAAGGTTAAATATGACGAATATTTGCTTAATACCTAAAACAGAGAGACCTACGCGGATGACTGAACTCAGACCTATCAGTTTATGTAATGTAGGTTATAAGATTATATCAAAGGTATTGTGCCAACGGCTGAAGTTGTGTCTTCCCTCTCTTATTTCGGAAACACAATCGGCGTTTGTGCCGGGAAGATTGATATCAGACAATATACTTATAGCTCAGGAGATGTTCGTTATATTTATCTTCAGATTTAATACTCTTAACTTAAATTTGACTCAAAATAGTGTTTTCGAATTTAGAATGTAATACTATTAAACATTATATGAAGACGAAGAAACAACAAGGTCGCACAAATAGAGTTAAGAAATGAGACCATGTGTAGAAATACTAAAGTAATTGTTTTACCACTTTTATTTCGGTTGTTTCATTGTTATTGTTTTTTCATATATTTATAGTCATGTGGCAAAAGAAAGACAACTTATGTTTCCGTTAAGAAATGTGAAGATGACATATTGGTGGTGCTGCTGGGACGCAATTGAGGTAATTGCTATGATTTTCTCTATATATTATCCATAATTTATGTATTATGCAAATATAAATTAACACTCTTCGGTATCTCTTGACACCCAATAAAAGTGGTATGACAATATACGTTGAGTTAATATCTTTTTAACCCAAAGTGTATTGTCAATACACGGTCAAAATATATGTTGAATTTATAAAAAAATAAGATTGTTACACACTAGTATTAAACTAAATCCAAATCTAATTTTTGAATAGTATAGGACTCCAATCCAACACACAACTCCTCAATGCTAAACTCAGATCTAACTTTTGAATACTAAACCCAAAAATGCTATCAATAAACCCAAACTTAGACTCCCACCTTCCAAATACTAAACCATAAACCCAAGTATAGACTCTAAACCCAAATATAATGGAACAAAATACATAGTATAGTACAAATTGGTGAGCAAAATAGAACACTCTTTATTAATCGTCAAATGGAACATACATAATACGGTCACTAAACCCAACCCTCAACCCCCACCTTCCAAATACTAAACCCTATATCTTAATCACTAAACCCTAAACCTAAGTATAAACTCTAAACCCAAATAGTATAGAACAAAATACATAGTATAGTACATATAGTTGTAAACTAGAAATTGATAAATAATGAATTTATCAAACAATTGATGGTACAATAATACAAGAACCGTAGCATACTATTTAGTTTGGCACTTGCGAATGGTACAAAAATATAAGAATCGTACTAGACTATAATTTTCTTTCACTACATATAGTATAGTAGGCGAGTTCATCTTCTTCACATCTTCTTTTTTTTGCAGACATGGTGATACACGTAGGGGTGGGCGTTCGGGTACCCGTTCTGGTTCGGGTCGGGTATTTCGGATTTTCGGGTATTTCGGTATAGAGGTGTAGAACCCGTTTGGGTATTTTTGAACTTCGGGTCGGGTTTGAGTATCTTTAGTTCTGATTCGGTTATTTCTGATCGGGTTCGGATATTTAGATTTTGAAAAAAAAAAATTAATTTTTCTTTTCTCAAATTTCTTGTATTTAAGAATATAACTTTCACTTAACTAATTTTTTATTTTTAATAGATTAGATGGTTAATAGATTTAGACATACCATTTTGAAACTAAAAAGATATTAATTTGGTTATTGTTTTTAAATTTTGGATGTAACTTTTTTGTTAATTCTTGAAATAAAAAGTTTGACATGCATTTTAAGTGAGTAACAAATCATTTTCTCCGTCATTGTATGTTTATCATATGAACTTAAAGTATGTGTAGTATCAATATAAATATTTTATATAAAATGAGAGATGTAAACTAGAAATATAAGGTTAATTATACATATGTTCGGTTATCTTTGGATATCCATTCGGGTTCAGATATTATCCGTTCGGGTTCGGATATCCAATCTCTCCTAATTCAATACCCGTTCGGA
This sequence is a window from Brassica oleracea var. oleracea cultivar TO1000 chromosome C1, BOL, whole genome shotgun sequence. Protein-coding genes within it:
- the LOC106315512 gene encoding BOI-related E3 ubiquitin-protein ligase 1 — encoded protein: MLGGNNENPLPQDSQFQYQTNTSLNQLHLLGTMRAGCTIDPINYFANDNLATMSRNNSKRARETETNHSIQRQQKLQSSFDYNYNNNSVAQDEAPKQNLVSTGLRLSYDNDERNSCANGSITTPMFQSLGDTIRLDLDRQKEELDQFLKFQGNQLAKGVRDIKQRHVTSFVTALEKDVSMKLQEKDQEIENMKKKNRELVEKIKKVAVESQNWHYRAKYNESVVNALKVNLQQVMSHGNNTNPGGVLAVEEGYGDSEIDDEAASYNYMNIPGMPNTGMRCKSCNVKEVSVLLVPCRHLSLCKDCDVFTGFCPVCQSFKTSSVQVFFS